The genomic region GCGCCTTGAGCTTGACGATCTGCAGTTCGTCCAGGTTGGTCACCTTGTTCACGACCTCCGTGGGCAGGTCGTTGGCGAAGAGCGCGAAGTCGAGGATCTGCAGGCCGGGGTTGTCGCTGCTGAACGAGGACAGCGTCACCGCCGTGGTGTTGCCGTGGCTGTACTGGAAGTGGAGCTGGCCCTGCGGGAGCACCATCAGGTCGCCGGCGTACAGCGTCTTGGTGTACACCCTGTTGAGCGTGGCGCTGATGAAGCCGCAGACGACGCTGCCCTCGATGACGAAGATGAGCTCGGTGCCTCCCGGGTGGGAGTGCAGCGGCGCGACGCCGCCCGGGACCATCACCATCCGCGCGGCAGAGATGCCCAGCCCGTTCAGGCCGGGGAACGTGGTGACGACGGCCGAGCCCAGGGAGATCTTGAAGGGTTTCAGCGCCGTGCCGGGGGTGGCGAGGCCGCCATAGTGGAAGTCGTCGGCGGTCACGTCCTTCGGGGGCTTGCACGGGTAGCCGCCCGGCGTGGCGGCGGCGGATAGGTCGGCGATGCAGAAGTCCTGGTACACGGCGAGGGAGGAGAATGGCAGCACGACGAGCGAAGCCACGAGGGCGAGGAGCAGCTCGGCCTTGGCCATGCTGTACGTAGGCATGCAGAGGCTATCTAGCTGTATGTTTGGACGCGTGTCTCTGACGATGTTAATTTGGTACTACATACTAGGTATATATATACTAGGACTAGGAGTGTGGCGTGTTCACCTGTTCTTTGCCCCGGCGGCTAGCTAACTGCCCGGCGGCGTATATCGATCCAGAACTGTCTATAATAATATAATATAATCACCACTAGCACACAATAATCGGGGATGACAGAGGCGGCTAATAACCCGCCCCACGTCCGCGCAACCCGCAAACGCATCACGTGCTGAATCGGTGAGCCCGGAATGGATACTTATTCAgatgtttttttttgttttttttcttcaATGGTGAACAAATAGCACATAGAATTTGCTATATAAATTTATGTTCTTGTTTTTTACATTGAGAGTAATAATATTTATAAAAAGTAAACCTCAAATTATTCTATATCTTTTTAAATGATTCATATAAAATTTGAATACAGATACAAATTCAGATTCAAATGTTTTTCATCCTTTTTCGGTGCCCTCAATTCGGATGCACACAAAAAAATTATTTTTGCCCTTCATAATATTTCCAATAACATAACTAAAATTTAGCACAAAATTCTATGCATATCTAGgttaaaatattagatttgtcaCATAATTCAAACGTTTTAGGAACATCTCTACCCAGAAAGGCTTAGGAACATCCCTACCCAGAAAGGCTGCAAGTGCAACGACTAATCCATATTTAATTTA from Zea mays cultivar B73 chromosome 6, Zm-B73-REFERENCE-NAM-5.0, whole genome shotgun sequence harbors:
- the LOC100191976 gene encoding Germin-like protein 8-14 precursor — encoded protein: MPTYSMAKAELLLALVASLVVLPFSSLAVYQDFCIADLSAAATPGGYPCKPPKDVTADDFHYGGLATPGTALKPFKISLGSAVVTTFPGLNGLGISAARMVMVPGGVAPLHSHPGGTELIFVIEGSVVCGFISATLNRVYTKTLYAGDLMVLPQGQLHFQYSHGNTTAVTLSSFSSDNPGLQILDFALFANDLPTEVVNKVTNLDELQIVKLKALFGGRG